From Primulina tabacum isolate GXHZ01 chromosome 2, ASM2559414v2, whole genome shotgun sequence, one genomic window encodes:
- the LOC142537103 gene encoding polyribonucleotide nucleotidyltransferase 2, mitochondrial: MARMASKANPLLSTKPWPRIKFRTICGGPCSNALSTSAIAYSETRVAGKKILETHTEEFDVGSRKITLETGKLARFANGAVILAMEETKVLSTISAAKCDGTRDFLPLTVDYQEKQFAQGVIPNTFMRREGAPKERELLCGRIIDRPIRPLFPAGFYHEVQVMATVLSSDGRQDPDVMAANATSAALMLSDIPWGGPIGVIRIGRIGDQFIVNPSMDELNLSDLNLVYACTKDKTLMIDVQAREISEKDLKAALRLAHPEAVKYLDPQIRLAAKAGKQKREYKLSLASKETYEKIRSLAEAPIEAVFTDPTYGKFERGEALDNITQDVKKTLEEECDEEGLKFLSKTVDAVRKQVVRKRIIGEGLRVDGRCLDEIRPLYCEAGYLPVLHGSAIFSRGDTQVLCTVTLGAPGEAQRLESIVGPPSKRFMLHYSFPPFCINEVGKRVGLNRREVGHGTLAEKALLAVLPPEDNCPYTVRINAEVMASDGSTSMASVCAGSMALMDAGILLKEHVAGLSVGLVSDIDPSTGAITEYRILTDILGLEDHLGDMDFKIAGTRNGITAIQLDIKPAGIPLDIICECLEPAYKGRLQILDHMDGEINVPRTQDCRFSPQILTLKYSNDVIRRLIGPLGSLKRKIEEETGGRISVNDGFLTIVAKNQSVLDKLMEKIHFIVGHEIEMGGVYKGVVTSIKEYGAFVEFNGGQQGLLHVSELSHEPVCQVSDIVSVGQTLNLMCIGVDVRGNIKLSLKATLPRPGSKTSDAVRVSVASVQQTPKIRVPVSNVQEPTNRDDQPLRDGDSLSSIVIRSVADCDQENSAALEENSKVEAPINAKRLKLGMEVTAKVHQIRAHGLVLDLGGGVHGMYRFESGVRKDFEVGEEIRVQCSSFSSKGIPVMSLVQE; encoded by the exons ATGGCACGAATGGCGAGTAAAGCCAATCCTCTACTCTCAACAAAACCATGGCCGCGAATCAAATTCCGTACAATTTGCGGCGGCCCTTGTTCCAACGCATTGTCCACGTCAGCCATCGCCTATTCTGAAACTCGAGTAGCAGGAAAGAAAATCCTTGAAACACACACCGAAGAGTTTGACGTTGGATCACGAAAAATTACGCTGGAAACAGGTAAGTTAGCGCGTTTTGCGAATGGCGCCGTTATCTTGGCTATGGAAGAGACGAAAGTGTTGTCCACGATTTCCGCAGCTAAGTGTGATGGCACTCGCGATTTCCTACCTCTCACT GTCGACTATCAGGAGAAACAATTTGCTCAGGGTGTGATTCCCAACACATTTATGCGGAGGGAGGGTGCTCCAAAAGAGCGAGAACTTTTATGTGGTCGAATCATAGATAGACCTATCAGACCACTTTTTCCTGCTGGATTTTACCATGAGGTTCAG GTCATGGCTACTGTCCTTTCATCTGATGGGAGACAAGATCCAGATGTGATGGCTGCAAACGCAACATCTGCTGCACTTATGTTATCAGATATTCCATGGGGTGGCCCCATCGGGGTCATCCGTATAGGGAGGATTGGTGATCAATTTATTGTTAACCCCAGCATGGATGAG CTTAATTTGAGTGATCTTAACTTGGTGTATGCATGCACAAAAGACAAGACTTTGATGATAGATGTGCAAGCACGTGAGATATCAGAAAAAGACTTAAAAGCAGCTCTAAGGCTGGCGCATCCTGAA gCAGTTAAATATCTTGACCCTCAAATACGGCTTGCAGCCAAAGCTGGCAAACAGAAAAGAGAATATAAATTGTCTTTGGCATCCAAGGAAACCTATGAGAAAATTAGGAGTTTGGCTGAAGCTCCCATTGAAGCTGTGTTTACAGACCCTACATATGGCAAG TTTGAGCGGGGAGAAGCCTTGGATAATATTACGCAGGATGTGAAAAAAACACTAGAGGAAGAATGTGACGAGGAAggtctaaaatttttatcaAAAACTGTAGATGCTGTACGGAAACAG GTTGTTCGCAAAAGGATAATCGGTGAAGGTCTGAGAGTTGATGGAAGATGCCTTGATGAAATCAGGCCTCTGTATTGTGAAGCTGGTTATTTACCTGTGTTACATGGCTCAGCAATCTTTTCACGTGGAGATACTCAG GTACTTTGTACTGTAACCCTTGGAGCACCTGGAGAAGCCCAACGTCTAGAATCTATAGTCGGTCCTCCATCCAAGCGATTCATGCTTCATTATAGTTTTCCACCATTCTGCATTAATGAGGTGGGTAAACGGGTTGGCCTGAACAGACGAGAAGTTGGGCATG GTACTCTTGCCGAAAAAGCCCTACTTGCTGTATTACCTCCTGAAGATAATTGTCCATACACAGTTCGCATTAATGCTGAAGTTATGGCATCTGATGGATCAACATCAATGGCTTCTGTTTGTGCAG GCAGCATGGCTTTGATGGATGCTGGCATTCTGTTGAAAGAACATGTAGCTGGTTTGTCAGTGGGCCTCGTCAGTGACATTGATCCCTCAACTGGTGCAATCACTGAATACAGAATTTTAACGGATATCCTG GGTTTGGAAGATCATCTTGGGGACATGGACTTCAAAATTGCTGGAACCCGAAATGGAATTACAGcaattcagttggatatcaaGCCTGCTGGAATCCCTTTAGACATAATATGCGAGTGTTTAGAACCTGCTTATAAAGGGCGGCTTCAAATCCTTGATCACATGGATGGAGAGATAAATGTACCACGTACTCAGGATTGCAGATTCTCTCCACAGATAT TGACATTGAAGTATAGCAACGATGTGATTCGCCGCCTAATTGGTCCTCTTGGCTCGTTGAAGAgaaaaattgaagaagaaacAG GTGGAAGGATTTCTGTGAATGACGGTTTTCTTACAATAgttgctaaaaatcaatcagtATTGGATAAATTGATGGAAAAG ATCCATTTTATAGTGGGTCATGAGATTGAAATGGGGGGAGTGTATAAAGGTGTTGTAACATCAATCAAAGAGTATGGCGCCTTTGTGGAGTTCAATGGAGGCCAACAAGGTCTTCTACACGTTTCTGAGTTATCACATGAACCT GTGTGCCAGGTCTCCGATATAGTGTCGGTCGGTCAAACACTTAATTTGATGTGCATTGGTGTGGACGTACGTGGTAATATCAAATTATCCCTCAAAGCCACTTTACCTAGACCAGGATCAAAAACAAGTGACGCAGTCAGAGTATCTGTGGCGTCTGTGCAACAAACACCAAAAATCAGGGTGCCAGTTAGTAATGTGCAAGAGCCAACAAATCGAGATGATCAGCCTTTGAGAGATGGGGATAGCTTATCGTCAATTGTGATTCGAAGTGTTGCTGATTGTGACCAGGAAAATTCTGCTGCTCTCGAAGAGAATAGCAAAG TTGAGGCTCCTATAAATGCGAAGAGACTGAAGCTTGGCATGGAAGTGACAGCCAAGGTTCATCAAATTCGAGCACATGGCCTAGTCCTTGACTTGGGTGGTGGTGTCCATGGCATGTATAGGTTTGAG AGCGGTGTCAGGAAAGACTTTGAGGTTGGCGAAGAAATAAGAGTACAGTGCTCTAGTTTCTCCAGCAAGGGGATCCCTGTAATGTCTTTGGTGCAAGAGTAG